A genomic region of Anaerolineales bacterium contains the following coding sequences:
- a CDS encoding ATP-binding cassette domain-containing protein, giving the protein MKTLDTRRIWIFLALAFGLCWAFAAVIYATGGLVDSPELFPGTGITLAVVLLALGCMWSPAIAHLLTRAITKEGWKDLWLQPNVGRSWFSWALAWLLPTVLTILGLVVYFGVFPGHFDSALSVLQQQIDAITEVAGQALPFDAWTLLLIQVGQGVLLAPLINSIFTFGEEFGWRGYLQQKLMPLGFRKATVLGGIIWGFWHAPIIAMGHNYGFDYFGAPWAGILAMVWFTIPWAVIMGWLVLRGGSVWPAVIAHAGLNGIAGLGALMINPEASGLSSLLGPYPTGVIAGIPSVVFALYLLWKGGPEMPEATQDVSRETQPQGPAPSNADAIVAYGLSKRFGSLDAVDHLDLKIPVGEVFGLLGPNGAGKTTSIRMLAALIAPSEGEAWVAGHRLGADDTALRKDIGILTETPGMYEQLSAERNLGFFAELYEVQDIPGQVERYLRMLGLWGRRHEAVGGFSKGMRQKLAIARALLHEPKVIFLDEPTSGLDPEAARTVREFVEQLRGEGRTIIITTHNLDEADRLCDRIAIFKSKLLAVDTPNALRRKLFGRSVVFHLAAAKEAFVSALRQKTYVHEATLRGDKIVVKLDDPEAHNPELLRELVGLGADVQFVGEIRQSLEDVYFQLLGGQAQPEGAA; this is encoded by the coding sequence ATGAAGACACTCGACACCCGACGCATTTGGATCTTCCTGGCATTGGCCTTTGGGCTGTGCTGGGCGTTTGCCGCCGTGATTTACGCCACCGGCGGGCTGGTAGACAGCCCGGAATTGTTCCCCGGCACGGGCATTACGCTGGCCGTGGTGCTGCTGGCTTTGGGCTGCATGTGGTCACCCGCCATCGCCCACCTGCTCACCCGCGCCATCACCAAAGAAGGCTGGAAGGATCTGTGGCTGCAACCGAATGTAGGCCGCTCATGGTTTAGTTGGGCCTTGGCCTGGCTGCTGCCCACAGTGCTGACCATTCTCGGCTTGGTGGTGTACTTCGGCGTGTTCCCGGGGCACTTTGATAGCGCGCTGAGCGTGTTGCAACAACAGATCGACGCCATCACGGAAGTGGCGGGGCAAGCATTGCCTTTTGATGCATGGACGCTGCTGCTCATCCAGGTGGGGCAAGGGGTTTTACTGGCCCCGCTGATCAACAGCATCTTCACTTTTGGTGAAGAGTTTGGCTGGCGTGGGTATCTGCAACAAAAACTGATGCCGCTTGGCTTCCGTAAAGCCACGGTCTTGGGTGGCATCATTTGGGGGTTCTGGCACGCGCCGATCATTGCCATGGGGCACAACTATGGCTTTGATTACTTTGGGGCACCGTGGGCCGGGATCCTGGCAATGGTGTGGTTCACCATTCCGTGGGCAGTGATCATGGGCTGGCTGGTGCTGCGCGGCGGCAGCGTGTGGCCGGCGGTGATCGCCCACGCCGGCTTGAATGGCATCGCTGGCTTGGGGGCCTTGATGATCAACCCGGAGGCCAGCGGGCTGAGCTCCTTGTTGGGCCCTTATCCCACCGGAGTGATCGCCGGTATTCCCAGTGTTGTATTCGCCCTGTATTTATTGTGGAAGGGCGGCCCTGAGATGCCTGAAGCCACCCAAGATGTTTCACGTGAAACACAGCCGCAGGGGCCGGCACCGAGTAATGCCGACGCAATCGTAGCCTACGGGCTGAGCAAACGCTTCGGTAGCCTGGACGCGGTGGATCATCTCGATCTCAAAATTCCTGTAGGCGAAGTCTTTGGCCTGCTCGGGCCTAACGGCGCCGGCAAGACCACCAGCATCCGCATGCTGGCAGCGCTGATCGCGCCGAGTGAAGGCGAGGCTTGGGTGGCCGGCCATCGTCTCGGCGCAGATGACACCGCGCTGCGCAAGGACATCGGCATTCTGACGGAAACGCCGGGCATGTATGAGCAACTCAGCGCCGAGCGCAATTTGGGCTTCTTCGCTGAGCTGTACGAGGTGCAGGATATCCCCGGGCAAGTGGAGCGCTATCTGCGCATGCTCGGCTTATGGGGCCGGCGCCACGAAGCCGTGGGCGGCTTCTCTAAGGGGATGCGCCAGAAGTTGGCCATTGCCCGCGCCTTGCTGCACGAGCCCAAGGTGATCTTCCTGGATGAGCCCACCAGCGGCCTCGACCCCGAAGCGGCGCGCACGGTGCGCGAATTTGTCGAGCAGCTGCGCGGCGAGGGGCGCACCATTATCATCACCACACATAATCTTGACGAAGCAGACCGGTTATGCGATCGCATCGCTATTTTCAAATCCAAGCTGCTGGCGGTGGATACCCCCAATGCGCTGCGCCGCAAGTTATTTGGCCGCTCGGTGGTCTTTCATCTGGCGGCGGCAAAGGAAGCCTTCGTCAGCGCGCTGCGTCAGAAAACCTATGTGCATGAAGCCACTCTGCGCGGCGACAAGATCGTGGTCAAGCTAGATGACCCCGAAGCGCACAACCCCGAGCTACTGCGCGAGCTGGTTGGGCTGGGCGCCGATGTGCAGTTCGTTGGCGAAATTCGCCAGAGCCTGGAAGATGTGTATTTTCAGTTATTGGGCGGCCAGGCTCAGCCTGAGGGGGCGGCATGA
- a CDS encoding GntR family transcriptional regulator: MSPIAKLHVDLTVHTPAYLQIISGIKQAIANGELKPGDQLPTVRQLAADLRINFNTVARAYRLLDEEGVISTQHGRGTFILDAPSGRDLQRLRQQQIRSLSEHYVEEAQKLGFEPDEVRSLIEEHIRSWERNRN, encoded by the coding sequence TTGAGCCCGATAGCTAAACTCCACGTAGACCTGACGGTGCACACCCCGGCGTACCTGCAGATCATTAGCGGGATCAAGCAGGCCATCGCCAATGGTGAACTCAAGCCCGGCGATCAACTGCCCACCGTGCGCCAACTGGCCGCCGACCTGCGCATCAACTTCAACACGGTGGCACGCGCCTACCGCCTGCTGGACGAAGAAGGCGTGATCTCGACCCAGCACGGCCGCGGCACCTTCATCCTCGATGCGCCCTCCGGCCGTGATTTGCAGCGGCTGCGCCAACAGCAGATACGCTCGCTCAGTGAGCATTATGTTGAAGAGGCGCAGAAGTTGGGCTTTGAGCCAGACGAAGTGCGCAGCCTTATCGAAGAACATATCCGTTCGTGGGAACGGAACAGAAACTAA
- a CDS encoding sigma-70 family RNA polymerase sigma factor, with translation MTKSEVALIRAAQADPAQFEGLYRAYAGRVFGYLYSRVGSRSEAEELTAQTFLAALERLPHYTHKGYFAAWLFAIARHKAADNFRRPPAEPLQAAAQLGAEQDVLADFSERELHAALRQHIAALPAQHAELLRLRYVAGLSFAEIGALLGRSEGAVKKSIYRCLDRLQRQLEVEHV, from the coding sequence ATGACCAAAAGTGAAGTAGCCCTAATTCGGGCAGCCCAGGCAGATCCTGCCCAATTTGAGGGCTTGTACCGTGCCTATGCCGGGCGGGTCTTCGGTTACCTCTACAGCCGCGTCGGTTCGCGTAGCGAGGCCGAAGAACTCACCGCACAAACCTTCCTGGCTGCGCTGGAACGCCTGCCCCACTACACCCACAAAGGCTACTTCGCCGCCTGGCTGTTTGCCATCGCCCGGCACAAAGCCGCCGATAACTTCCGGCGCCCGCCCGCCGAGCCCCTGCAGGCCGCCGCGCAGCTTGGCGCCGAGCAGGATGTGCTGGCCGACTTTAGCGAGCGTGAGCTGCACGCCGCCTTGCGCCAGCACATCGCTGCGCTGCCGGCGCAGCACGCCGAGCTGCTGCGTTTGCGCTATGTGGCTGGCCTGAGCTTTGCTGAGATCGGCGCGCTGTTGGGGCGCAGCGAAGGCGCCGTCAAAAAATCAATCTACCGCTGCCTCGATCGTTTGCAGCGCCAGTTAGAGGTCGAGCATGTCTAA